In Sphingobium baderi, a genomic segment contains:
- a CDS encoding antitoxin VbhA family protein → MNANTPFPAPRPAISAAERARREKAVSFARGSVRYEGGILTDEIERINARFIAGELTTEEFVSAVGASDTARLG, encoded by the coding sequence ATGAACGCGAACACGCCCTTCCCCGCACCGCGTCCCGCCATCAGCGCGGCCGAGCGGGCGCGCCGCGAAAAGGCGGTCAGCTTCGCCCGTGGCAGCGTCCGCTACGAGGGCGGAATCCTCACCGATGAGATCGAGCGGATCAACGCCCGTTTCATCGCCGGCGAGCTGACCACGGAGGAGTTTGTCAGCGCGGTTGGAGCATCCGACACCGCTCGCCTTGGTTGA
- a CDS encoding DUF4942 domain-containing protein: MTNELMNRVQIDEITAGRDAAIAKWLEAYDSFHALTDAANGLCFAGGISLPIPADDRYSDSGLTRAFHSAAPHNTRDRETGAVSSVSGRDHFRAKITVAMDRRCWRHLLETLGFDQLLDRQAREEFYKGINDTPPAFTSENCANTFGHIWENRRGLYLRGIANTFSALDRRFRSHDGFKIGSRLIIERALSDSRSYWTDYNRRDTLRDVERVFRELDELGPVPESASIARRITDTREATPFVIEGDYFRVRVFGNGNLHLWFERKDLLQRVNLLLAEHYGEAIGDAYDNTEADDAPQFHMTHAKDFGAFMSSDAVAAQVIRLAEIGRGMGVLEPSAGTGMLAKAAREAGGNVACIEIQPGMAHELRVLHGFGDVREADFLSLKPRPIYDRIVMNPPFDRGRDCDHVRHAFAFLKPGGVLIAVMSARAEFREDARHRALHKIVDQCKPSWGWKKWHDLPEGSFAHAGTNINTVILAIRKPG, from the coding sequence ATGACCAACGAATTGATGAACCGCGTCCAGATCGACGAGATCACCGCAGGCCGGGACGCCGCGATTGCCAAATGGCTTGAGGCTTACGACAGTTTCCACGCTCTCACCGATGCTGCCAATGGGCTTTGCTTCGCCGGGGGCATCAGCCTGCCCATTCCTGCGGATGACCGCTACAGCGATAGCGGCCTGACGCGCGCGTTCCATAGCGCCGCCCCGCACAACACCCGCGACCGGGAAACTGGCGCGGTCAGCAGCGTCAGCGGACGCGACCATTTCCGCGCGAAAATCACCGTCGCCATGGATCGGCGATGCTGGCGGCACCTTCTCGAAACGCTGGGATTCGACCAGCTTCTCGACCGGCAGGCCCGAGAGGAGTTCTACAAGGGGATCAACGACACGCCGCCCGCCTTCACGTCTGAGAATTGCGCCAACACCTTCGGCCATATTTGGGAGAACCGGCGCGGCCTCTATCTGCGCGGCATCGCCAATACCTTTTCGGCGCTGGACCGGCGCTTTCGCTCGCATGATGGCTTCAAGATCGGCAGCCGTCTCATCATTGAACGCGCCTTGAGCGACAGCCGGTCCTACTGGACCGACTATAATCGACGGGACACTCTGCGCGATGTCGAGCGGGTTTTCCGCGAGCTGGACGAGCTGGGGCCGGTTCCTGAAAGCGCCAGCATCGCGCGCCGCATCACCGATACGCGCGAGGCGACCCCCTTCGTCATCGAGGGCGATTATTTCCGGGTCCGCGTCTTCGGGAACGGTAATCTGCACCTGTGGTTCGAGCGCAAAGACCTCTTGCAGCGGGTGAACCTCTTGCTCGCCGAGCATTATGGCGAAGCAATCGGCGATGCCTACGACAACACCGAGGCGGACGATGCCCCGCAATTCCACATGACCCACGCCAAGGATTTCGGCGCGTTCATGTCGAGCGATGCCGTCGCGGCGCAGGTTATCCGCCTCGCCGAGATCGGGCGGGGCATGGGTGTGCTGGAACCCAGCGCCGGGACCGGGATGCTGGCGAAGGCCGCGCGCGAGGCTGGCGGAAATGTCGCCTGCATCGAGATACAGCCGGGCATGGCGCACGAGCTGCGCGTCCTGCACGGCTTCGGCGATGTGCGCGAGGCAGATTTCCTCAGCCTCAAACCGAGGCCGATCTATGACCGCATCGTCATGAACCCGCCTTTTGATCGCGGGCGTGATTGCGATCATGTCCGCCATGCCTTCGCTTTCCTGAAGCCGGGGGGCGTGCTGATCGCTGTCATGAGCGCCCGCGCCGAGTTTCGGGAGGATGCACGGCACCGCGCGCTCCACAAGATCGTCGATCAGTGCAAGCCGTCCTGGGGCTGGAAGAAGTGGCACGACCTTCCCGAAGGATCGTTCGCCCACGCCGGAACCAACATCAACACCGTCATTTTGGCAATCCGCAAGCCGGGGTGA
- a CDS encoding DUF6884 domain-containing protein, translating into MARHCVREPRYIPPVHVIGEQPDLFGGPTISHATERKPISNKWMSDMTKWAVSPWLGDMDPESALEPETVLETAPAPLPVYLVACVAAKLDHAAEARDLYASPWFRKARAHVERTGAPWLILSAKHGLIAPSAVIEPYDVTLGAMGAGARRLWGARVLDELARAVDARAPLIVLAGRTYRDPLWPSIAQRASVPMEGMGIGEQLAWLTREA; encoded by the coding sequence ATGGCCCGCCATTGCGTTCGCGAACCCCGCTATATCCCACCCGTTCACGTCATAGGCGAGCAGCCCGATCTATTCGGAGGCCCGACCATCAGCCACGCGACCGAGCGCAAGCCGATCAGCAACAAGTGGATGAGCGACATGACGAAATGGGCCGTGTCGCCATGGCTCGGCGACATGGACCCGGAAAGCGCCCTTGAGCCGGAAACCGTTCTCGAGACAGCGCCCGCCCCGCTCCCCGTCTATCTGGTCGCCTGCGTCGCCGCGAAGCTGGACCACGCGGCTGAGGCGCGCGACCTCTACGCCTCCCCTTGGTTCCGCAAGGCCCGCGCCCATGTCGAGCGCACCGGCGCCCCGTGGCTGATCCTTTCGGCCAAGCATGGCCTGATCGCCCCCAGCGCCGTCATCGAGCCGTATGATGTCACCCTTGGCGCGATGGGGGCTGGCGCGCGCCGCCTATGGGGCGCCCGTGTGTTGGACGAGCTGGCCCGCGCTGTGGACGCCCGCGCTCCGCTGATCGTCCTCGCAGGGCGGACTTACCGCGATCCCCTCTGGCCGAGCATCGCCCAGCGGGCGAGCGTGCCGATGGAGGGCATGGGCATCGGCGAGCAACTGGCTTGGCTCACGCGAGAGGCGTGA
- a CDS encoding MgtC/SapB family protein, with the protein MSFSEFIIDTLLPLVAAATVGLTLGFERELARKPAGLRTQFLITLGTAIFVLAGRSIPGMETGRVAANVVTGLGFLGAGVILQHRGTVRGLTTAALIWVNGALGLAAATQEYVLAGVGVGLALAALRVLALIEKRLGEKWQILEYQITTYENESVVQAIHDALSKCRLQEGPLAYERQDGVTRMHISFCDTPTRHREFLEQLRKMSDVTDVRVL; encoded by the coding sequence ATGTCGTTTTCTGAGTTCATCATCGACACATTGCTGCCGCTTGTCGCCGCCGCGACGGTCGGCCTGACACTGGGCTTCGAGCGTGAACTGGCGCGCAAACCCGCAGGCCTTCGGACACAGTTTCTGATCACGTTGGGCACGGCCATATTCGTCCTGGCTGGGCGCTCAATTCCGGGGATGGAAACCGGACGGGTCGCGGCAAATGTGGTGACGGGCCTCGGGTTTCTGGGTGCGGGAGTTATATTGCAGCATCGCGGCACCGTGCGCGGGTTGACGACCGCCGCTCTTATCTGGGTGAACGGCGCGTTGGGCCTTGCTGCCGCCACGCAGGAGTATGTGTTGGCGGGCGTAGGCGTCGGTCTGGCGCTGGCCGCGCTGCGCGTGCTTGCGCTCATCGAAAAACGCTTAGGCGAAAAGTGGCAAATCCTCGAATATCAAATTACAACATATGAGAACGAGAGCGTTGTCCAAGCCATCCACGACGCTCTCAGCAAATGCCGATTACAGGAAGGTCCGCTTGCATACGAACGACAGGACGGGGTAACCCGGATGCATATCTCGTTCTGCGACACTCCCACGCGGCACCGTGAATTCTTGGAGCAGCTCCGCAAGATGTCAGACGTCACAGATGTCAGGGTGCTGTGA
- the merB gene encoding organomercurial lyase MerB, with translation MSPTTYIEHFPSISRSQDSAELLVALLRELAKGRPVSRTTLAGILNWPDERIAAVLAQTASTEYDDDGNIIGHGLTLRETAHSFEIDGRRLYAWCALDTLMFPALLGCTARVSSRCAATGAPVSLTVSPNEIRAVEPADVAVSLVPPQETNDVRRSFCCHVHFFASTHVAQDWASKRPGLTIIGVREAFCVGQELNRQLLHPPHRATP, from the coding sequence ATGAGCCCCACTACATATATCGAGCATTTCCCGTCGATCAGTCGGTCTCAAGATTCCGCGGAACTCCTCGTCGCGCTGTTGCGGGAACTCGCCAAGGGGCGCCCGGTATCGCGAACCACGCTTGCCGGGATTCTCAACTGGCCTGATGAGCGCATCGCCGCCGTGCTCGCGCAAACCGCCAGTACCGAATATGATGATGACGGAAACATCATCGGCCACGGCCTCACCCTACGCGAAACGGCGCATTCCTTCGAGATCGACGGCCGCCGCCTCTACGCCTGGTGCGCTTTGGATACATTGATGTTTCCGGCGCTGCTCGGCTGTACAGCCCGCGTCTCATCGCGTTGCGCTGCCACCGGAGCGCCCGTTTCGCTTACCGTGTCACCAAACGAGATACGGGCTGTTGAACCCGCCGACGTGGCGGTGTCGTTGGTGCCGCCGCAGGAAACGAACGACGTTCGTCGGTCCTTCTGCTGCCACGTCCATTTCTTTGCTTCTACCCATGTGGCGCAAGACTGGGCCTCCAAGCGTCCGGGGTTGACCATCATCGGCGTTCGGGAGGCTTTTTGTGTGGGCCAGGAGCTGAATCGACAGCTGTTGCACCCGCCACACCGGGCAACGCCATGA
- a CDS encoding DUF3768 domain-containing protein codes for MQNAPDRAAHIERIAALNDTLRANITKPTGLDRIVMTAGIAGGIGDVTTWSGWRKRAELLRTVRDFDAFSPDSPERDFGRFEWQEAVCYFKIDYYDPSLEWGSANPADPAVTARVLTIMWAYEY; via the coding sequence ATGCAGAACGCTCCCGACCGCGCCGCGCATATCGAACGCATCGCCGCGCTGAACGACACGTTGCGGGCTAACATTACGAAGCCGACCGGCCTTGATCGCATCGTCATGACGGCGGGGATCGCCGGGGGCATCGGCGACGTGACGACGTGGAGCGGATGGCGCAAGCGGGCCGAGCTGCTCCGGACTGTGCGCGATTTTGACGCCTTCAGCCCTGACAGCCCCGAGCGGGATTTCGGACGGTTCGAGTGGCAGGAAGCCGTCTGCTATTTCAAAATCGACTATTACGACCCCTCTCTTGAGTGGGGATCGGCGAACCCGGCTGACCCGGCAGTCACAGCCCGCGTCCTGACGATCATGTGGGCCTACGAATACTGA
- a CDS encoding heavy-metal-associated domain-containing protein, protein MKRPLLIALGAAALGAAGLLSAPTISPLAAQAAPAQAAAVQKTTFSIENMTCAMCPVTVTKAMKGVAGVKSVTVDFAAKTATVIYDPATATVAAIAAASTNAGYPARPAG, encoded by the coding sequence ATGAAACGCCCCCTTCTCATCGCGCTCGGCGCGGCGGCCCTGGGCGCCGCCGGCCTTCTCTCGGCGCCGACGATTTCACCGCTCGCCGCGCAAGCTGCCCCCGCGCAAGCCGCCGCGGTCCAGAAGACAACGTTCAGCATCGAAAACATGACGTGCGCCATGTGCCCGGTGACAGTGACAAAGGCGATGAAAGGCGTCGCCGGAGTGAAGTCCGTCACTGTCGACTTCGCCGCCAAGACGGCGACGGTCATTTATGACCCGGCGACCGCCACCGTCGCAGCCATTGCCGCCGCGTCCACCAATGCCGGCTATCCGGCCCGCCCGGCGGGATGA
- the merA gene encoding mercury(II) reductase produces the protein MSDCCTTEGSRKGGYDLAVIGAGSAGFSAAITAADQGANVALIGHGTIGGTCVNVGCVPSKTMIRAAEALHGVRAAQRFPGLVGEASVANWPALVAAKDELVTSLRQKKYIDLLPEYNGVAYLEGAARLNGQGVMVNGAAISAGKIIIATGTSPALPDIPGIEEVPYLTSTTALELGALPRSLLVIGGGYIGCELAQMFARVGVAVTLITRRRLLPEAEPEISEALTGYLRDEGITVRTGLTYRGIARTAAGVELSITTDGAQQVIAAEQVLVATGRAPNTDGLGLVEAGIAQADNGSVVVDDRMRTSRPDVYAAGDVTGRDQFVYMAAYGAKLAAHNALNGDDLVYDNTVMPWVTFTDPQVAGVGLSERAAQAAGFETKTSIVALDQVPRALAARDTRGLIKLVADKTSDRLLGGQIVAPEGADSIQTMVLAIKHGMTTKALGETIFPYLTTVEGLKLAAQGFGKDVAKLSCCAG, from the coding sequence ATGTCAGACTGCTGCACCACCGAAGGAAGCCGTAAGGGCGGCTACGACCTTGCCGTCATCGGCGCCGGATCGGCCGGATTCTCGGCCGCGATCACCGCCGCCGATCAGGGCGCCAATGTCGCGCTGATCGGCCACGGCACCATCGGCGGCACCTGCGTCAATGTCGGCTGCGTGCCGTCGAAGACGATGATCCGCGCGGCCGAGGCGCTGCATGGTGTGCGGGCCGCGCAACGCTTTCCCGGCCTGGTCGGGGAAGCAAGCGTGGCCAACTGGCCCGCGCTCGTCGCGGCCAAGGACGAGCTGGTCACCAGCTTGCGGCAGAAGAAATATATTGACCTGCTGCCCGAGTACAACGGCGTTGCCTATCTGGAAGGCGCGGCGCGTCTGAACGGGCAGGGCGTGATGGTGAATGGCGCCGCGATTTCAGCGGGCAAGATCATCATCGCGACCGGCACCTCGCCGGCCCTGCCGGACATTCCCGGCATTGAGGAGGTGCCTTATCTCACCAGCACGACTGCCCTGGAACTTGGCGCGCTACCGCGCTCATTGCTCGTCATCGGCGGCGGCTATATCGGCTGCGAACTGGCGCAGATGTTCGCGCGCGTCGGCGTGGCGGTGACGCTCATCACCCGCCGCCGCTTGCTGCCGGAGGCCGAGCCGGAAATCTCCGAGGCGCTGACCGGCTATCTCCGCGACGAGGGCATTACCGTCCGGACCGGACTAACTTATCGCGGAATCGCGCGCACGGCTGCCGGCGTCGAGCTGAGTATCACCACCGACGGCGCACAGCAGGTGATCGCCGCCGAGCAGGTGCTCGTAGCCACCGGACGGGCGCCGAATACCGATGGCCTCGGCCTTGTCGAAGCGGGCATCGCCCAAGCCGACAACGGCAGTGTGGTCGTGGACGACCGGATGCGCACCTCGAGACCGGATGTCTATGCGGCCGGCGACGTCACCGGTCGCGATCAGTTTGTCTATATGGCGGCCTATGGCGCGAAGCTCGCCGCGCACAACGCGCTGAACGGCGACGACCTCGTCTACGACAATACGGTCATGCCCTGGGTCACGTTTACCGACCCACAGGTGGCGGGCGTGGGACTGAGCGAAAGGGCAGCGCAGGCAGCGGGCTTCGAGACCAAGACCTCGATCGTCGCCCTCGACCAGGTGCCGCGGGCACTGGCCGCTCGCGACACACGGGGGTTGATCAAGCTGGTCGCTGACAAAACGTCCGATCGCCTGCTGGGCGGTCAAATCGTCGCGCCCGAGGGAGCCGACAGCATCCAGACCATGGTGCTCGCGATCAAACACGGCATGACGACGAAGGCGCTGGGCGAGACGATCTTTCCCTATCTCACCACGGTCGAGGGCCTGAAACTCGCCGCACAGGGCTTCGGCAAGGATGTGGCAAAACTGTCCTGCTGCGCAGGATGA
- a CDS encoding IS6-like element IS6100 family transposase yields MTDFKWRHFQGDVILWAVRWYCRYPISYRDLEEMLAERGISVDHTTIYRWVQCYAPEMEKRLRWFWRRGFDPSWRLDETYVKVRGKWTYLYRAVDKRGDTIDFYLSPTRSAKAAKRFLGKALRGLKHWEKPATLNTDKAPSYGAAITELKREGKLDRETAHRQVKYLNNVIEADHGKLKILIKPVRGFKSIPTAYATIKGFEVMRALRKGQARPWCLQPGIRGEVRLVERAFGIGPSALTEAMGMLNHHFAAAA; encoded by the coding sequence ATGACGGATTTCAAGTGGCGCCATTTCCAGGGTGATGTGATCCTGTGGGCGGTGCGCTGGTATTGTCGCTATCCGATCAGCTATCGCGACCTTGAGGAAATGCTGGCGGAACGCGGCATTTCGGTCGACCATACGACGATCTATCGCTGGGTCCAGTGCTACGCCCCGGAGATGGAGAAGCGGCTGCGCTGGTTCTGGCGGCGTGGCTTTGATCCGAGCTGGCGCCTGGATGAAACCTACGTCAAGGTGCGGGGCAAGTGGACCTACCTGTACCGGGCAGTCGACAAGCGGGGCGACACGATCGATTTCTACCTGTCGCCGACCCGCAGCGCCAAGGCAGCGAAGCGGTTCCTGGGCAAGGCCCTGCGAGGCCTGAAGCACTGGGAAAAGCCTGCCACGCTCAATACCGACAAAGCGCCGAGCTATGGTGCAGCGATCACCGAATTGAAGCGCGAAGGAAAGCTGGACCGGGAGACGGCCCACCGGCAGGTGAAGTATCTCAATAACGTGATCGAGGCCGATCACGGAAAGCTCAAGATACTGATCAAGCCGGTGCGCGGTTTCAAATCGATCCCCACGGCCTATGCCACGATCAAGGGATTCGAAGTCATGCGAGCCCTGCGCAAAGGACAGGCTCGCCCCTGGTGCCTGCAGCCCGGCATCAGGGGCGAGGTGCGCCTTGTGGAGAGAGCTTTTGGCATTGGGCCCTCGGCGCTGACGGAGGCCATGGGCATGCTCAACCACCATTTCGCAGCAGCCGCCTGA
- the merF gene encoding mercury resistance system transport protein MerF: protein MKDATLLKTGIAGSLIAVICCATPLLVVLLGAIGLSAWLGWIDYVLMPALAFFVALTGYGLWRRQRAADCCATETQTNKENS, encoded by the coding sequence ATGAAGGACGCAACGCTTCTGAAGACCGGCATCGCCGGCTCGCTCATTGCTGTGATCTGCTGCGCCACGCCTTTGCTGGTTGTCCTGCTCGGCGCGATCGGGTTGTCGGCCTGGCTGGGCTGGATCGATTATGTCCTCATGCCGGCGCTCGCCTTCTTTGTCGCGCTCACCGGCTATGGCCTCTGGCGCCGACAACGCGCCGCAGATTGCTGTGCGACTGAAACACAAACGAACAAGGAAAATAGCTGA
- the merD gene encoding mercuric resistance transcriptional repressor MerD, which translates to MPCRQRREVSDAPYTASRLAHDAGVSVHIVRDYVLRGLLRPARRTQSGHRLYDDHALERMRFVRTLFEAGVGLDELTRLCHALDGGGGDAIEFLLCLRARLAARRAALDVLDGHLEQMISAIGADTAKESARA; encoded by the coding sequence ATGCCCTGCCGACAGAGGAGGGAGGTGTCCGATGCCCCCTACACAGCGTCCCGTCTGGCCCATGATGCCGGAGTGAGCGTACATATTGTGCGCGACTATGTGCTGCGCGGGCTGCTGCGCCCGGCGCGCCGCACGCAGAGCGGTCACCGTCTCTATGACGATCATGCGCTGGAGCGGATGCGCTTCGTGCGCACCTTGTTCGAGGCGGGCGTCGGCCTCGATGAACTGACCAGGCTGTGTCACGCTCTGGACGGCGGCGGCGGCGATGCCATCGAATTTCTGCTATGCCTGCGGGCACGACTTGCCGCGCGGCGCGCGGCCCTGGACGTGCTGGACGGGCATCTGGAGCAAATGATTTCCGCCATCGGTGCCGACACCGCCAAAGAATCCGCCCGTGCCTGA
- a CDS encoding ArdC family protein, translating into MKRSTPSNTQRADIYQEVTDHIISLLESGCRPWSPSWTSGAATLPRRHGGEAYQGINILLLWSQAMRRGYRNPTWMTFKQALELGGNVRKGERGSMVVYAGSLTPKGGEDSPADGEGERRIPFLKRYVVFNVEQIEGLPEGKYPTPEPVIQNRDERDADLDRAFAAYGVAITEQEGGAYYNEQADRITMPLYESFTSGNAFYATLAHEGIHASGHKSRLDRETLHKYGESIATRAKEELVAEIGAAFLCAALGMEPTEREDHAAYIDHWLSALRHDKRAIFQAATAAQAASNFILAAMDADEAQRAAA; encoded by the coding sequence ATGAAGCGCAGCACCCCCAGCAACACCCAGCGGGCGGACATCTATCAGGAGGTGACGGACCATATCATTTCCCTGCTGGAAAGCGGTTGCCGTCCTTGGTCCCCGTCGTGGACGAGTGGAGCGGCGACCTTGCCCCGGCGTCACGGGGGCGAAGCCTATCAGGGCATCAATATCCTGTTGCTTTGGTCGCAGGCGATGCGGCGCGGCTACCGCAATCCCACATGGATGACCTTCAAGCAGGCTTTGGAGCTTGGTGGGAACGTCCGCAAGGGCGAGCGCGGCTCGATGGTTGTCTATGCCGGAAGCCTCACCCCGAAGGGCGGCGAGGACAGCCCTGCCGATGGCGAAGGCGAGCGGCGTATCCCCTTCCTGAAACGCTATGTCGTTTTCAACGTCGAGCAGATCGAGGGGCTTCCCGAGGGCAAATATCCCACCCCGGAGCCGGTCATTCAGAACCGGGACGAGCGCGACGCTGACCTTGATCGGGCTTTCGCCGCCTATGGCGTGGCGATCACCGAGCAGGAGGGCGGGGCCTATTATAATGAGCAGGCCGATCGCATCACAATGCCGCTTTACGAGAGTTTCACCAGCGGCAACGCTTTCTATGCGACCCTTGCCCATGAGGGAATCCATGCCAGCGGTCACAAGAGCCGGTTGGACCGCGAGACGCTGCATAAATATGGCGAAAGCATCGCGACGAGGGCGAAGGAGGAACTTGTGGCCGAGATCGGGGCCGCCTTCCTTTGCGCCGCCCTTGGCATGGAGCCGACCGAACGGGAGGACCACGCCGCCTATATCGACCATTGGTTGAGCGCCCTTCGGCACGACAAACGGGCGATCTTTCAGGCCGCGACCGCAGCACAGGCCGCCAGCAATTTCATCCTCGCCGCCATGGACGCGGACGAGGCCCAGCGCGCCGCAGCGTGA
- a CDS encoding ParB/RepB/Spo0J family partition protein — MVKTSKPTILHLTVDQLHRSDLNVRKKPSSAASDAEVSASLLSVGLIQPMVVIPREAGGYEVVAGDRRRRLLTALAEADPSRKGMTFPCMKVDDLSKVTEISMAENRAREAMSLPDVYKGFAAIRAERPEATLEELGAMFGYDVARTARIMRIANLHPEIMDLYSAGEIGDAEAQAYAATEDRSLQIAVYRQLEQQATRPHEKNANAIRKAMNSGDHELTKLMRYVGVDAYRAAGGDFEADLFSQDGAGIVQNPDVLRDLAEQRVEEDKDRYEHNIVRNGRMLGEKWGLADLQFSWAASPPQIKQYGYLSTDHELRIREQKRGALPKATAKTYASMEKRLAAMIGEDDEPLPGQEEAFEKLTAEMAELDAQRTVILPSKGAVVAVASIENDGTFDVELWFADRAAKGAELPKGATGQRGPKPEPTPGEAERARFGLSKDNMQVMMLIRRDMIRAELMQSACAGSSLALDFMLFSQARTILTPTPGYGNTVYFHGEHQGINDLTHDEDGTTKIHDLVGSRPERAAWLTTKEGLASSAWVSTRDPIEGFILFRQLPASEKNKVTAMIAGHMLLATTSVYAEGRTPRMVRELANCIEAEPGFGRWRDAVELDEAFFSTFSNKARLALLDTWGLADRAKGMKGNETAAFCARIANCDDQDAKLLGLHPDDVAEAVNWLPDFMESGNVPPLPVEEEEQEDDEGDEFGDDEDQDDDHEQIDEAA; from the coding sequence ATGGTTAAGACTTCCAAGCCCACGATCCTGCATCTGACGGTCGATCAGCTTCATCGCAGCGACCTCAATGTCCGCAAGAAGCCATCCAGCGCCGCGAGCGATGCCGAGGTTTCCGCTTCGCTGCTGTCCGTCGGTCTCATTCAGCCGATGGTGGTTATCCCTCGCGAGGCCGGGGGGTATGAGGTGGTGGCCGGGGATCGCCGTCGCCGTCTTCTCACCGCGCTGGCCGAGGCCGATCCGAGCCGGAAGGGCATGACCTTTCCGTGCATGAAGGTCGATGATTTGAGCAAGGTCACGGAAATCAGCATGGCCGAGAACCGCGCGCGCGAGGCGATGTCGCTACCCGATGTCTATAAGGGTTTTGCCGCCATTCGGGCCGAGCGCCCCGAAGCAACCCTAGAGGAGCTGGGGGCGATGTTCGGCTATGATGTGGCCCGAACCGCGCGGATCATGCGGATCGCCAATCTTCACCCGGAAATCATGGACCTCTACAGCGCCGGGGAGATCGGGGACGCCGAGGCGCAGGCATATGCCGCGACCGAGGATCGCTCGCTACAGATCGCGGTCTATCGCCAGTTGGAGCAGCAGGCGACCCGGCCTCACGAGAAGAACGCCAATGCCATTCGCAAGGCGATGAACTCCGGCGACCACGAATTGACGAAGCTCATGCGCTATGTCGGCGTCGATGCCTATCGCGCAGCGGGCGGGGATTTCGAGGCCGACCTGTTTTCGCAGGATGGTGCGGGGATCGTCCAGAATCCCGATGTGCTTCGCGACCTCGCAGAGCAGCGCGTCGAGGAGGACAAGGATCGGTACGAGCATAACATCGTCCGCAATGGCCGGATGCTCGGCGAGAAGTGGGGCCTTGCCGACCTGCAGTTTTCGTGGGCCGCTTCCCCGCCGCAGATCAAGCAATATGGCTATCTCTCGACCGACCATGAACTTCGCATCCGGGAGCAGAAGCGGGGCGCGTTGCCCAAGGCTACCGCGAAAACCTATGCGTCGATGGAGAAGCGCCTTGCCGCGATGATCGGTGAGGATGACGAGCCGCTGCCCGGTCAGGAGGAGGCTTTCGAGAAACTGACGGCCGAGATGGCGGAGCTGGACGCGCAGCGCACCGTCATCCTGCCCAGCAAGGGCGCGGTCGTGGCCGTGGCGTCCATCGAGAATGACGGCACTTTCGACGTCGAGCTTTGGTTCGCGGATCGAGCTGCCAAGGGCGCGGAATTGCCCAAGGGGGCGACCGGGCAGCGTGGACCCAAGCCCGAGCCGACACCGGGAGAGGCCGAGCGGGCGCGCTTCGGGCTGTCCAAGGACAATATGCAGGTGATGATGCTGATCCGGCGCGACATGATCCGGGCCGAGTTGATGCAGTCGGCTTGCGCGGGTTCGTCGCTTGCGCTCGACTTCATGCTGTTCTCGCAAGCCCGCACCATTCTCACCCCGACGCCGGGTTATGGGAATACGGTCTATTTCCATGGCGAGCATCAGGGGATCAACGACCTGACGCATGACGAGGACGGTACGACCAAGATTCACGATCTTGTCGGGAGCCGCCCCGAACGGGCCGCATGGCTGACCACCAAGGAGGGCTTGGCATCGAGCGCGTGGGTTTCGACGCGCGATCCCATCGAAGGCTTCATTCTGTTCCGTCAGTTGCCCGCGAGCGAGAAGAACAAGGTGACGGCCATGATCGCCGGACACATGCTCTTGGCTACCACATCGGTCTATGCCGAGGGCCGCACCCCCCGCATGGTCCGCGAGCTTGCCAATTGCATCGAGGCGGAGCCGGGTTTCGGGCGTTGGCGCGATGCCGTCGAACTGGATGAGGCGTTTTTCTCCACCTTCTCGAACAAGGCCCGTCTGGCCCTTCTCGACACTTGGGGGCTGGCGGATCGAGCCAAGGGCATGAAGGGGAACGAAACCGCCGCCTTCTGCGCCCGCATCGCGAATTGCGACGATCAGGACGCCAAGTTGCTCGGCCTTCATCCCGATGATGTTGCCGAGGCCGTGAACTGGCTTCCCGACTTCATGGAGAGCGGCAACGTGCCCCCTCTGCCCGTCGAGGAGGAGGAACAGGAAGACGACGAGGGCGACGAGTTTGGGGACGATGAGGATCAGGACGACGATCACGAGCAGATCGACGAAGCCGCTTGA